From Malaya genurostris strain Urasoe2022 chromosome 2, Malgen_1.1, whole genome shotgun sequence:
accgctcgagtgtcagattttacccaaaagttaaaattaaccgcgaaatgattcacagccttagtaaaatgtgaaaaaatatcaactcaagtctgtcatttcatttgaaccacTTTTCGAAGAAACCCCATTTTCTTTCCGATCGTTCATCtggtaaaatttttcaataatcatTGTATTTCATTGCCGCTTGTGTAGCCACCCACCCAGTGAACGAATTTTAAAGTTAAGAGCGGAGCCAAATAAACGAAATaactacagtctgttacataagagcgtggtcacgattactcgcgattggtaaaatggaatggtgtgattttttttaacacagtagtgtccttcatgcaatgcgagaataaatcagctaaCTATTGTTTAGATTTCGAtctcagcatttttccaaaatgaatcGCGCTTCGAAGCGGTTTTTTGTGCCCGCACCCGAAAGttcccaaaatgacccaagccGCCGCagcgaaatacatgcaaaagtcgaaacagtttgtgagtaagtgggtgaatcgttttaaagaagTGAAAAAGgtcgacgactttccaaatcgcggttctgtcggtgtattgtcggaaaaagacgaaaaagtgatttgtgacctgtttttgaagaatccgacatCAACTTTGCgcgaaggtgcttcaaaattgaccaGAAAAGGTTTACATATACCGTACGGAactgttcgcagacatttgatcgcatataatttgaaatttcgaaatacTTTGTACCTTTGTaccgatgttgagtgaaaaacatgtgcaaaaacgtcTTCAATGGGCCATGGTGTCGTGACCTTGGATTGGCCCTCTCAGTCGTCCGATGCCAAGGTGTTTGTTAGTAACACTATTTCGAAGCGTTCTCGAAATACTTGCGTAAAATTTCACAggacatttatttttcaaccatgttCATGAATTTCCCCAGGGAAATTATAAAACTAATTTTTAGCTTTCAGTGAATAAAGTCTATTGGTCtccgaaaatagattttaaaagttttattACGGTCCCTAATCTTCGCAATCGAGGAAAATGTCCTCAACTTTGTCGGgaatgaaattgaatgaaacgATACTTCCCAAAGAGCTTTCTTCAATTGAAATGAATAAATTGACAGTGAAACAATTAATCGAGAAACAGTCTAAAATGTGTTTCTTACAACATCATTTTCGTTAGTCCCGCCTCCTTTCATGATAGTGTGTGGTAAATTGTAATGGTCATATTTAAACATAAGTCAATCTCGCCAGCGGCATTTGCTTTATTTCACAACAACTGACGATTCGACAATAATAGGAAAACAACGCTGTTTTGCTTTGAACGACCAATCAAAGTGTCTCTGTTAGGAATAATCAGCCCGTAAGAAAGCTAAGGCTGCAGAcagagtgggcgcgagaagCTGAACTGGTGACTGACATTAGCAAACCTAGTGCGGGAGTGATATTAGCAGCAAATAAAAGGAGCCCTGTCAGAGTACTAGTGAGAAATTGGCTCAGCTTTCACTCCGACAGGGTCGCTTTGATTTGCTGCTAATATCATTCCCGCTCTAGGTTTGCTAATGTCAGTCACCAGCTCGGCGCAGCTTGTCGCGCCCACTCTGCCTTCGGCCTTAGACAGTAAAACAATTAATTGTTAGCAGGCAAGCAAATAAGacaataatttgaattttgaattttaattttttaacccctatatagaaaataaagatgtgtttcacACCAAAAACTGGATACAGTTAAAATTTGTCCGCTTAATCTATAGCTATGATCTTTTCTAGTCAATACGAatgctttttttatttgctgtgtCACTAACGTGACAGGCTAAGGCCAAGTATGGCCCACCTCGCCTGATTATTGTTAGGTTATTTTCGATTGTGTTTATTATTTtcgattatttcttattttcgAGTGTAATTGGTTTTACATCGACTCCCGATGATAGTTTCGCGGCGTCGCAAAACTGATTCACTCCGGAACGCGAATAATCTTTCTTCCTCGAACAAGAAATACACTAATTTTCGTCGCACTAACCCACATTCTCACGCGTTAAGAGCTTCACCGGAAGTTCCAATACGAATGCTTACTTATTGTTTATGAGCCGTTATCATGAGAAACAtgttattgtaattttcacggtcggttagaaaagattgcgatgcgataagacagcgacaaaatgccgcaaagatagcgaaactgtcattcgcatcgattcaaccccttcgagaccacgagccagtaaaatattttataaatttaCCGTTACAATGATAAATTTCTATTAACAGAATAATTATTAAGTAAACTTCAATCATAATGAACTCAttttgataatgcgtatgtgatCTGCCATCGGCTACAAtttgcacggattttttaaagcgtgtgctatttatttgacatattGGTTATTCTGTGCTTTGTATGTTTCcttttcattcatattttgCATTAATCGACGCCTcggttttcaaaacctcgtaCTTTATTCGAAACATTGTCGATTTTAACTGTATATATAAACTAATACAAATAATTGTAAATCGTCCACTCTAAAAAtttggtcgtctttgacagatatacatttgttgatgctttcaatgaacaatgaaataacactTGTCGTtaaggaattttaccagttgaaacTGCATTTAACCTCAATCAACcagccgattaatttttcttgtggctctaatgctagttaatttcaatacaacaggcagcgaaggggttaaaacaactgtccaatattctggcagagatgccaggtaaaattaTATGCGTCTGCGTAttagtagagtgcctataaccagagtaacgacatctcatccgtaatgttggcaacaattcaaaatattccattagctttacattgaattgacaggtcgtttgctcgtttggaactggtagctgtcattccaaacgaacagctgtcgccactctgattatagtcactctacgtATTAGAAATGCTCCTATGCGAGCTCAAAATCTAAAATTTTGACgagaaaaaccaaacaaaaatcctacagtaatagcaaaaatCATGAAATTGGACGACTGTTtataaaaacttcgaaaacttGCTAAAAAGTCTGCTTAATTGCAAATTCTGCTAACagacgaaattgcaaatttacagacCAATCTGCAAATCTGGCATctgtggttctgacgctcattatttctgttctgtgtccagctgaaaaccactacaCATTTTTATATGGGGTATGTGGTATTACAGTTTCCTTCATCGCGGCTATATGTGGGTGGACCCACGGATATGCTACATTTGAAAATGTCGCGTTTACTTGTTTCGTTGCAATAGTCTGTCTTTCTATTGTCAATTGACAGCATAAGCAGCAAAGTTAataatatttgattattattattattcgaaTCCAGATATGCAATTTACTTTTTTGATGTTTTTTCTTacataaaaagaaaatattttaactTGTGAATAAAAGTATTACACTATCAGCAATGGACCACTTTTGTCGTCTATGTCGAAGAAGTGGAGAGTTTGAATCCGTTTCCATTCTTGAAGCGTCCCGTAACCATAGTGGTGAAATAATTGCTGTAATTATGCAAAATTGTCTTCAACTCCAGGTAAATGGTAGATTTTGGATAATACAAGCAAAatctctaacgagaaaaaattcCAGATTATTCCGTCTGACGGATTGCCACAGCGAATCTGCAATCTTTGTCAGGCTCAGCTAGAAATGTTCTATCTGCTTAGAAAAGTTAGCTTcaattcggaatgctatttcaaACAATTGCTTGAACATAAATCACAACAGCATACGATGATGTCAAATATGAATAGTGACGTTCAACTAAATCGAGATGTAGCTGATTTTCCTGTTGACATAAATCAGCCGCCACAAATCGACCAACCAGAAATTAAAACCGAACCAATTGAAATAAATATGCATGAACAGCAAACCCACCAGCAATGTTACGAAGGTTCTTTTCATACCATGGAACAGCTGGAAGTGAAAACAGAACCCAACGAATTAAACGATGAACCTCAGCACTATCCCACGTATGAAGGAGTTTACGACACTAATGCAAATCATGGTACTTCCATAACATCCAACAACGGCGAATGGATACCCGTAGTCGATGTTGGTAGACCGCTCGATAAGCCTAGACCACCGAAACGATATTCATGTGCGGAGTGTGGTTATCATTCGCAGTACAAGGCTAACCTATTCCGTCATATCAAACTACGGAGGCATAGTCTGGTGCAACAAGGCGTAAAAACTCGTCCAAGACGGCGGCTTACATTAGACGAAATTTTGGCCAACAGCAACGCACCCGAGATGAAAATTTACGCATGTCGTATATGCGGTTACAAGACTGCTTTCAAAGGGAATGTAGATCGACACCAACGTAGTCAGAACCACCAAGGAATCGATGTGAGTATCTATGGTAAAAATCAACCGCGGATGGATTGTTTGGTGAGCCAGCGAATGAAATATGCACCCGACGGACGCTATCAGCCAGTAATAAGCACAAGTGCACAAGCAATGACTGTCCCGTATGCGGAACCAGTCAACCAGTCACACTGCATAAATCAAGCAGAGCAGGAACTTCTGCGTGAGATACGAGATGAATTCATGAAAATCAATGCTTCAAACAGCGGAATCAATATGTTTCATCAAGATCCTTGTTAGTTAGTTGTATCGAGAGATGTTTTCTAAACAATGCATTTAGTCGGATTGGTTGAAATATTCTTTAAGTGACGTTGTTTCTGATTGTGCAGCGATATGTTGTTTGAATAAATTGTTTAACATGTATCCCTTTGTTTTATATTGCCCAGACCTGACATACAGAAAATGTATGTCGGTGGAACGCGTCGTTACCTTGGCAACGAGTTTGTTTAAACAGACATCAATATCTGACAAAGAAATCATTGTTACTTTTGCATTTCCAACATAGTTGAGcattgaaaatgacagaaaatatACAATCCACAAATGTTAATAATTTAAAATCCGATCCCACCGATTTGTTCGAACGCTtaataaacaaatcaaaaccgAAAGAGAATAGATGGGACCGCATTAGACGAAAACATTTGAACAACATTACCGTCACATCGAAGACAGTTAAACGGTTCTTCAATATGGACCTGATCGATGAAAGTCAAATGCGGATTTTAAACGGAGACTGTAGTGCTCAGAAGACTTCTCTTAATCCGGTTCTGGTGATGGATATCAGGTCAGTATCTGAATATATAACGGAATTAAACAAAATCGCTCTCAGCTGAATGCAGTGTTAAGTTGTATAGTTGAATGAAGACTCGGCACTCATAAGAGTAAACGGCAGAGTAAAGTTTTCTTTTTCGTCTggttttaaatttaatactctatctttcatagctcgcttgaaATTTCTTTCGAAACTGGAAGTTAACTCTGGCTTATTAGCCTTtaaaaaaaaggcaaaaacgcgtgaattatagttattattatggcgtttttcattgaaacacactggtggcgtggatcgctctggttttgcacttcctAGCAGAAATGGTAATGAAATACTGGCAGAATATTGCATttgtgctcgaaagtgcaaaatcagagcaatccacgccaccagtgtttttcaatgaaaaacgacactaCTGATTGTTAAATATGTTCATTCCACACAGTTCCACATTCGTCTTTTACTTAAggagcgggtagggtctaacacttttaaaaatcatttacttttttctttgtattttcttataataaaacatttcaagaatattttgtgatggctatcggaacaaaattcagtaagttatgggcctttatctttgcttatatcatactgcgaagaagtaagagcgcAGCACACAGGCCCAacatttctgcttcgatcgacttaaaaacttgacaacacattcttgaaatgtttcatttttacaaaatatgttttttgagAATGTTGCGGGCTCCCTAAAGTAATAAtttgttttcttcgattttatcgacaaaaaaacttcaacgcgtttttttcgaaagcaaggttttgaaatgcaaaataccagatcccaacgttttcctttttgttgttttttgctGAAGAAtcgaactgaaaaaagttataaaaCTTGAAGAAGAAGAACGATGCAGAATACAAAGAAAGAATAAAGAAAAGAAGCAGATGAATAATGCAGatataatacaaataaaataagTATGTTAAAAAATCCCGAAATCAATAAAAGCCCGGTTAAGATGTTATGCGTTTCTGAGTTCAATCGACATTCGAAAATGCATCCCGATCTGAAAAAAGTATAAGATATTTATAAGAACACTAGCGgatccctgcacacttcgtagcgcaataatattagattagacgtagaaaatcaaaactacttatcaattttaataattattgaggaaaaatatcattataatgctctatgatagtggccccaaTTTTTCTATATCGCGGACAACggtacaaaatatataaaaccgatggtttgccgaaacgcaaacaggcagcgtacaaattcatccatctgaaaaaaactctaaacccacgctacagactcataacgattattgacggtaacaGAAAGATAATTAACaggatgagaaaatgacgttcaaattgaaatgacatagcagtgggcatcattggaatgcgtggaatgaaaactttttcttcttctaatttgccattcaaaattgttttgccattcaaacatttgcgattaactgcactttattttgtactttgttgcttgtttctgtaatttgtgtgtttgttcctgtactttctgtgcttatttcagaatttgtttCTATACGTTCTATACCTGTTCCAGTATTTGCTAtatttggtcctgtaacttctgtacttatttaaagtgcgaagtgtacgtgtgtacctGACGTACACTTTgcactttaaagcagtttttcctgctcttaaaagtcccaaatgattcaagcaaaatacaaccaaaatcaaTTTGACGGTTTATGAGTTTTAGAAACAGGATGCAAACGGGAaggttcgagtacattggacgaaactgcTCATAGCcactcaaatacaaataatttgaaatttggaagtactctgggttgatataattaGAATTGCGTTTGGGCCAgttgaagacgtttggacttaaataaattaccgaacttTCAATTCGAAGTAATTGACGAAATTTTTAGTTATATCTATCAAGAAAATAAgattcacatttctggaatcttaggaaaacaacgaatcataaaaaaaacgttaatcactttcttttctaTAATTTGACTTCACGACATTGAACTTAAATTTATATAACGGAAAATAGAAACCTgcatgctgttcatttggcgccctcACTTAATTGAAtatgtgattcgaaataaagaaacacgtgaatcaagtaggctcagtgaaatttgtgcacaaatcagctcgtttggcgccaaactgttttattaataatctagtattcatattttgctctccagcgggcagcagCAAACCTCGATatgcgccaaacaatcattggagatctagcatgcattgaatggaaaatttccaattctaaacgaaccaattttctagtttttctctactttcccgaaagattttccttatgtactaaaacacacacttttttcgctattattattattattattatatatatatatatatatatatatatatatatatatatatatatatatatatatatatatatatatatatatatatatatatatatatatatatatatatatatatatatatatatatatatatatatatatatatatatatatatatatatatatatatatatatatatactagctgacccgtcgaacttcgtctcgactgaaattatttttttaaatttgtgttttcgaacagcagagttgccaaacgttaatgtttcttatcattattttactgattacttggcttacaataaacgaattacgacaaattcatatccaacacaaaaacttcgtcccgaagaagaaatatcatcaagaattattgtggatatgttcaatgcttttgttacgcaaaaactaaacaaatgcaccgtttgccatctcatccttcgagtcagtgtattggacagagattgtagatctctctcaaactaaagatttgacatgtgggatgatggattggattgaatcatatctgattggtcgtagtatgaccgtgagaattggcgactgcgttacttcatcattcatcgtgagctctggcgttcctcagggaagccatctaggaccattcatatttctgctatatctaaatgatctgaatttcgcattgcaatgcatgaagctatcattcgccgacgatttcaaactgtttcatctcatcaaatatctgaaagactcaaacttcttgcagtcacagttggatgtattttctaactggtgcaacgtcaacagaattgttattaacgccttcaaatgcttcgttatctccttctctcgtaaacgaaccacgaccatgtatgattacactatttcacaagctgtactaaaacgggagacatcaattaaggatctaggagtgttattggattcaaaacttagtttcaaagatcacatagaatataccctctctaaagcattaaagatgctaggattcatctttcgcatctcaaaaaatttcaataacatatactgcctgaaatcgttatattgcgctctagttcgcgagtatgctgttgttgtttgggcaccatattatcaaacagataagctacgcattgaaactgttcagtgcaagttcattcgttttgctttgcgtcgtctgccttggagagatccatttaatcttccaagctacgaaaatcgttgtagacatacacttcgatttgctatcggtccgccgtgatacacaaaaagctgttttcgtcgcggacctcatccaatctcggattgatagtgcagatctcctacaacagctaagttttgacattcttcggcgtaatttgcggtttaatccctttctcagaattcctcgtgctagaactaactatggcttcaatgaaccgttttcgagtatatgtcgcgtattcaatacttgctctgatggattcaatttcaatttatctcgtaacgccattaaaacccgttttctccaaatattttcctgctagttttattaggataattagtcaatatgaatagttgttagttagctttgtagtttaaataagggtaatttaagatttcgttatgtatcatttggtcaaatgttatttgttgatacaaaagatgagaatgttttatgcctgctggagaaggagaaccaaaatctcagctccagcaggcttttcccttgctcctaaaaaaacaaatgaataaattatcagatggatgaaaaagagatgaccaagataaatactttaaattgaccccacaaatttccaaaagcagcccttggggattgttgtttatcattgaatattaagacttatttgtactgaagacgtttaaaatttaatagtaaatccttagggattatcgaaagtaataaactaattttgaacggttgtccacaacctacttcaccgctagtgatattacttagttagtgtttgatgaatgttcgtagcaggataatgacaggatcaattttcgattaacgaattagcgataaaatgaaaaatacttggacattcgaacgTTCAAATtgcccttttattaaatattgtgttcaTTAACTTTGCTGGATTTCATGTGctggattcgttcaagaattgtatcaaaaggtctctcattcgtcgagccaccacatcgttttgcttagtattcagtcctgagaatcaatattctgttctagcggagtgaacatgaggagtgattaccAAGTAtttttcttatcgttaaagccaatgtataaaacagcagatctcacaactgatggttcttacatgccacgatttctccttcagatatgatattcacgttTCGCATCCTAAGCAaaccgttttgaagtaaaccactcttgaaaactcactcgaatcggctgaacaaacgtcagcatgctaaatgcaaggaaaatattttcatctgaactcattatttcaacagcagaatcctatcattgatacgtaaaaaaatcgttacattatttgatttgttcaactcacgcccacgatggccagCATAATTCATCTAaatacatctactggtaaatgacattagaacttgtgtttctgtttaaggtatagctaaaacagtcatttggcaagtaatgattttgataccctattaagcacgtgtttccaaatgacgaatcaatcatgcatgtaaaatctccacccaaatctactcgttgcgcgccaaacgattttacaaagatctagtattcttttcttcaacggagaaatactgagcatctccttgcgcgccaaacatcaattgtagatctagcaatcattggcgactttttcagtggaaaattccattgtccatacaaaataactttattggtttttcccacttttccggtaagttttcctaatttttttgatgtacgaacccggtgggggtaaaaactgatcaaacaaaaaaaaagcatctcaatccgtccacccgttcttacgtgatgcgattacaaagaatgatctctgcatttttatatatatagatatagattaCATAAACGAAGTATGAACGATTCTTTCACTAGTATCTTAAATGGTGTGCATGTTTTGTGAATACGCCAGGTTCGCCGTATCCTCGAAGAGTTCACAAAGTATCCTTTTAAATCTCTGATAACCTACGAAAATCAGCGGACCACATGTCAATACTGTCAGCAACAAAGTGGAAAATaatactaaagcttgcttcagatagaattgaaacaaagacaattgcctgtatttcagttatttattattgaaatcaagatttttttgatacaaatgtagcgttttcttcatacttttaagaaaaaatacggataacgcGGTTTCGCagaaattctcgaatttttcctgtaacacggctcattaagcggcgcacaccttcttcctccatcgttttagctatcttattccaccaggtcgttatctgattgatgtctttgacaacctttccctttgccttgagtcccctcttcatgattgcccagtatttctcagtagggcggaactgggggcagttgggtgggttgaaGTTTAGGTtaaggaacaaactggacccctttctctgcataccattcttgaacgactttgctgtaatgacagcttgccaaatctggccaaaacattacgggttggtcgtgggatcgaatgaacggcaaaattcgtttttggagacactctttttggtataattccgatgtcattttcttatttgtaacgaaaactttcgttttttttgccacagctgcaaatgccctgccaaatcatgaattttcttgcaaatttgtcggcaaaaacaaatttaaatttggctggaacatccccccgagacgttgccaagtaaaatttttgacctgggatttgcccgaagtcagccttgacataggtttcatcgtccatcagaagacacccgtcgaacttggtcagtacCTGGTCAAATAGTttgcgagcacgaattttgaccacagtcGTCTGTTTTTTTGTCCGATATGGCTGTTTGCTAACTCGATACAACTTGATTccctcccggagtcgagttctcctcacggtactatgggcagcaccgaatcacggtccgacagattaggattcctcttaatcgtcttcaaaatcttaccgcgTAGTTTCCggccgacagttccactcctacGATTGGCTTGTGGCTTCCGAATAGTcgacaatgtttccttataccgtttgataacgcgccatacggtatttctgtgcaatttcagctgtttagctagcctagatgcagaccacaatggattttccaaataactgtgcacaatttttttcccttctttccatgttgattgtttacaaagtatagtcgatttgcggaatgtcaaaaatcatacgtgaagctgacaaaattcccgacaagtgggcgccaagaacttctaaatccttccaccaggagcgccacaatatgagtaaaagtttgttccaactctaaatgaagcaagtttTACTACAGCCAAGAACAAGTTCTCTCAATGAAAACGGTATTTATTATGTGCTATGTAATATGATGAAGTGGCCTCTTGTATATGCCATcaaattaacagttcggctgaaaagttcgtatcgtttaatagaaacacacatttttttgccaaatttcatttttattattcaacataattgccctTAGAGGCGATAccgcgattatagcgatcttccaacttttcgataccatttttgtagtacgatttgtcctttgcctcaaaataggcctcagtttcagcgattacctcttcattgcttctaaattttttaccagcgagcattctcttgaggtctgagaacaggaaagagccactgggggccaaatctggagaatacggtggatgagggagcaattcgaagcccaattcgttcaatttcagcatggttctcatcgacttgtgacacggtgcattgtcttgctgGAACaaaactttttgtcgtgaatacgacttactttactatggggtgccttttcaaaattagccatatggaagaatgggcagaacttaatcgtgaatatctcgacttgtattaatggtagcaacataattctttcaccatttcatcaaaaatatgatcaggaatttaggataatattttgaacagtgtgagataaccacaaacaactcaaaaattaagttttctcaaaatttcaaaataatgcggaaaactctttactttcgcttggatttttcgcgcaaggacgacgattttgaggtagtcaggcacatatcttcaactgaatgcgtataaaaggggaaccgtggtgaaaatcgatcatttcttttcgtgcgttcgatgggagcagacgtcgtgggagttaaaccttcaaccagcagcgacggagagggcgccttttgcgtggttaaaacctcaaacgctcaggtagcaactttcattcgcttgctggccttcaaggcgagcagactgccatcgcgagagttaaaccatcaaccagcagcgacggagagagcgccttttgcgtggttaaaacctcaaacgctcaggtagcaactttcattcgcttgctggccttcaaggcgagcagactgccatcgcgagagttaaaccatcaaccagcagcgacggagagagcgccttttgcgtggttaaaacctcaaacgctcaggtagcaactttcattcgcttgctgggcttcaaggcaagcagactgccatcgcgggagttaaaccatcagcgacgg
This genomic window contains:
- the LOC131431501 gene encoding uncharacterized protein LOC131431501, coding for MDHFCRLCRRSGEFESVSILEASRNHSGEIIAVIMQNCLQLQIIPSDGLPQRICNLCQAQLEMFYLLRKVSFNSECYFKQLLEHKSQQHTMMSNMNSDVQLNRDVADFPVDINQPPQIDQPEIKTEPIEINMHEQQTHQQCYEGSFHTMEQLEVKTEPNELNDEPQHYPTYEGVYDTNANHGTSITSNNGEWIPVVDVGRPLDKPRPPKRYSCAECGYHSQYKANLFRHIKLRRHSLVQQGVKTRPRRRLTLDEILANSNAPEMKIYACRICGYKTAFKGNVDRHQRSQNHQGIDVSIYGKNQPRMDCLVSQRMKYAPDGRYQPVISTSAQAMTVPYAEPVNQSHCINQAEQELLREIRDEFMKINASNSGINMFHQDPC